A genomic segment from Spirochaetales bacterium encodes:
- a CDS encoding outer membrane lipoprotein-sorting protein, which translates to MKKPILIVIMAMFMIRLCAASPDIDAILTQIDTMGRFDENDFSSVLTMVSDDPEKGREVLKVNQFRRDRDDKFLLLILEPKTRKGQGYLMIDDNLWFYDPESRKFNHTSMKESFEGTDTRHSDFRTRSYKEDYKAVSWEEGTLGKFGVYILDLEALNDEVTYPYQKIWVRKDNNLILKMEDYSLNRRHMRTSYFPGYAKVKDKYVPTKMLFVDELVQGKKTQVTITDISLDNLPDDVFSKAYVERVNR; encoded by the coding sequence ATGAAAAAACCGATATTAATTGTCATTATGGCGATGTTCATGATACGGCTTTGCGCCGCATCGCCCGACATCGACGCCATCCTCACGCAGATCGACACCATGGGGAGGTTCGACGAGAACGACTTTTCATCCGTCCTTACCATGGTGTCCGACGACCCTGAAAAAGGGAGGGAAGTCCTCAAGGTAAACCAGTTCCGGCGGGACAGGGACGACAAGTTCCTCCTTCTCATTCTCGAACCGAAAACACGGAAGGGACAGGGCTACCTGATGATCGACGACAACCTCTGGTTCTACGATCCGGAAAGCAGGAAGTTCAATCACACGTCGATGAAAGAAAGTTTCGAAGGAACGGACACGCGGCATTCCGATTTCCGCACGAGAAGCTACAAGGAAGATTACAAAGCCGTTTCGTGGGAGGAGGGAACGCTGGGGAAATTCGGGGTGTATATCCTCGATCTCGAAGCGCTGAACGACGAGGTGACCTACCCTTATCAGAAGATCTGGGTACGAAAAGACAACAACCTCATTCTCAAGATGGAGGATTACAGCCTCAACAGGCGCCACATGCGTACCTCCTATTTCCCCGGATACGCGAAGGTGAAAGACAAGTACGTGCCGACGAAAATGCTTTTTGTCGACGAACTTGTCCAAGGGAAAAAAACACAGGTGACCATTACCGACATATCGCTCGACAACCTTCCCGATGACGTCTTCTCAAAAGCCTATGTCGAACGGGTCAACAGGTAA
- a CDS encoding ABC transporter permease codes for MTTLNIAFRNISRQKKRSFLLGGAIAFGMLVITLLMSLTGGMVANVKENFSQILAGHIYIRGSELSESGKTINVIRDDSLLQRIIADLDIKVGYITKRSSAMATLIFGSREMLQGIEGIQWANESFFRDRLLIKEGSLAGLSDPRAIIISSNVGEKLGVEVGETLLARIQTITGQQNVGEFRVIAFSQSTDIIGDFSCYVHGDYLNELINLRPGEFQSFNIFLQNMEEMDVQAKRIYNALSAEAPVYPREEENGEAEDGPEQVHGMFGLMMGGEEEEPWEGTKYSITTLNDLMSHVMDMVNVLNYVGFFVFLILLLITMVGITNTFRMILIERTREIGTIRAIGMQRSGVRNMFLLEALSIAIFGTAAGIALSLALMGLFSFVSFDINNPFFIFLKNGHPTFVPSIAGILGSTVLIGGISLLAAYFPARRAAKLDPAKALGTHY; via the coding sequence ATGACAACGTTGAACATTGCATTCAGAAACATAAGCAGGCAGAAAAAACGGAGTTTCCTGCTCGGCGGGGCCATCGCTTTCGGGATGCTCGTCATCACACTGCTTATGAGTCTTACCGGGGGAATGGTCGCCAATGTGAAGGAAAATTTTTCACAGATATTAGCCGGTCACATTTACATACGGGGAAGCGAACTGAGTGAATCGGGAAAGACGATCAATGTGATACGTGACGATTCACTGTTACAGCGGATCATCGCGGACCTCGATATCAAGGTCGGATATATCACGAAGCGTTCGAGCGCGATGGCGACCCTTATCTTCGGATCGCGTGAAATGCTGCAGGGGATCGAAGGCATCCAGTGGGCGAACGAGTCCTTTTTCAGGGACCGCCTCCTTATCAAGGAGGGAAGCCTCGCAGGACTGAGCGATCCCCGCGCGATCATTATCTCTTCGAACGTCGGGGAAAAACTCGGCGTCGAGGTGGGGGAAACCCTGCTCGCCCGCATACAGACGATCACCGGCCAGCAAAACGTCGGGGAGTTTCGGGTCATCGCGTTTTCGCAAAGCACCGACATCATCGGCGATTTCTCCTGTTATGTGCACGGCGATTATTTGAACGAGCTGATAAATCTCAGACCCGGAGAATTCCAGTCCTTCAATATTTTTCTTCAAAACATGGAGGAGATGGATGTCCAGGCGAAACGTATCTACAACGCGCTATCCGCCGAAGCGCCCGTGTATCCGAGGGAAGAAGAAAACGGGGAGGCGGAGGACGGACCGGAACAAGTACACGGCATGTTCGGTTTGATGATGGGCGGCGAGGAGGAAGAACCGTGGGAGGGAACGAAATACAGTATCACGACCCTGAACGACCTGATGTCCCATGTCATGGACATGGTAAATGTCCTCAATTACGTGGGATTCTTCGTTTTTCTCATCCTCCTTCTCATCACCATGGTGGGTATCACCAATACCTTCAGGATGATTCTCATCGAACGGACGAGGGAGATAGGAACCATCCGGGCCATCGGCATGCAGCGGAGCGGGGTCCGCAACATGTTCCTCCTCGAGGCCCTTTCGATCGCGATATTCGGTACTGCCGCCGGTATCGCTCTCTCACTCGCGCTGATGGGCCTCTTTTCGTTCGTGTCCTTTGACATCAACAATCCGTTTTTCATTTTTTTGAAGAACGGACACCCGACGTTCGTGCCTTCGATCGCGGGCATCCTCGGCAGTACCGTCCTTATCGGGGGGATCAGCCTGCTCGCCGCCTACTTCCCGGCGCGGAGGGCGGCGAAACTCGATCCGGCGAAGGCGCTCGGCACACACTACTAA
- a CDS encoding ABC transporter permease, with translation MALIKIAWRNIREHKVKTFIIGIIVTLGITILVTGNSMMETAARGIRKNYIENYTGHLIVTGESDMNLTLLGAMDINSFNEAMPVVPHYSEIKEFAASLPEVEAVSGQAAGRAQISYGEDNRSFTILFGIEPGEYAAMFPGNIDILDGEFLTPGVKGILLSKRVAKRMNNGDGAEIKAGDKVLLTGFSAGAGAKIRELNVTGIFRFKSSNVQLDMVSLIDIDSLRALNGMTLGAELEVETTKEETNLIETFDGTSPSASEDDMFGSDIVEAVDEESGKHTSENLDSILGDIAERELYSQVDSGAWHFLLIKLKSQDFISKVKAELISFFREKGLLADIADWKSGAGPMGQMADVIQIVFNAVVLIIAVVAVIIIMNTLVISVTERIPEIGTMRALGAQKGFVRKMIIIETTMISTAAGLIGIVLGSAILFILGKTGIEAPNIFFEIIFGGKILYPAVSLPSIAMSLAIIVGIGILASLYPVSIALRIQPVRAIQAA, from the coding sequence ATGGCACTCATTAAAATCGCGTGGAGAAACATCAGGGAACACAAGGTCAAGACATTCATCATCGGGATTATCGTCACCTTAGGCATTACGATTCTCGTGACCGGCAATTCGATGATGGAAACGGCAGCGCGGGGAATCAGAAAAAATTATATCGAAAACTATACCGGGCACCTTATCGTCACGGGAGAAAGCGATATGAATCTCACCCTCCTGGGCGCCATGGACATCAACAGTTTCAACGAAGCGATGCCCGTCGTCCCCCACTATTCCGAAATAAAGGAATTCGCGGCATCCCTCCCCGAAGTGGAAGCCGTCTCCGGCCAGGCGGCGGGAAGGGCCCAGATCTCATACGGCGAGGATAACAGATCCTTCACCATTCTGTTCGGTATCGAACCCGGCGAGTATGCCGCCATGTTTCCCGGCAATATCGATATCCTCGACGGCGAATTCCTTACACCCGGCGTGAAAGGGATATTACTGTCGAAGCGGGTGGCAAAGCGAATGAACAACGGAGACGGCGCCGAAATCAAGGCCGGCGACAAGGTGCTTTTGACCGGATTCAGCGCGGGCGCCGGCGCGAAGATCCGCGAACTTAATGTTACCGGCATATTCCGGTTCAAAAGCTCCAACGTCCAGCTCGACATGGTAAGCCTCATCGATATCGACAGCCTCAGGGCATTGAACGGCATGACTCTCGGGGCCGAACTCGAAGTCGAAACGACGAAAGAAGAAACGAATCTCATCGAGACCTTCGACGGCACTTCACCGTCCGCATCGGAAGACGACATGTTCGGAAGCGACATCGTCGAGGCCGTCGATGAAGAAAGCGGAAAACATACCTCAGAAAATCTCGACTCGATACTCGGCGATATCGCAGAACGCGAACTGTATTCACAGGTCGATTCTGGCGCGTGGCATTTCCTCCTGATCAAGCTGAAATCCCAGGACTTCATTTCAAAAGTAAAGGCCGAATTGATCTCCTTTTTCAGGGAAAAGGGGCTGCTCGCGGACATCGCCGACTGGAAATCCGGCGCCGGTCCGATGGGGCAGATGGCGGACGTGATACAGATCGTATTCAACGCCGTCGTCCTCATTATCGCAGTGGTGGCGGTCATCATCATCATGAACACCCTCGTCATCTCAGTCACCGAACGTATTCCGGAAATAGGGACGATGAGGGCACTCGGCGCCCAAAAGGGATTTGTCAGAAAGATGATCATTATCGAAACGACGATGATTTCAACCGCAGCCGGCCTCATCGGTATCGTCCTGGGCTCGGCGATACTTTTCATTCTGGGAAAGACCGGCATCGAGGCGCCGAATATATTTTTTGAGATCATTTTCGGCGGGAAAATACTCTACCCCGCCGTCTCTCTGCCGTCGATCGCCATGTCCCTGGCCATCATTGTCGGCATCGGGATTCTCGCCAGTCTCTATCCGGTTTCCATCGCCCTGAGAATCCAGCCGGTAAGAGCGATACAGGCCGCGTAG
- a CDS encoding ABC transporter ATP-binding protein, producing the protein MGIVKLTGVRKTYPLGKHDVEALKGISFEIEKGDFISIAGPSGSGKTTILNLIGCIDVPTEGTVEIAGRKTNGLSDRKITTLRHRVIGFIFQTFNLIPVLTVYENVEFPLLLGKTDMNKTERREWVNYIIGEVGLSDWIQHRPSELSGGQRQRVAIARALATKPQIVLADEPTANLDSKTGGSIIELMKKMNRDQETTFIFSTHDPAIVGIADHIIYLHDGRIDKETRKGTSNGTH; encoded by the coding sequence ATGGGTATAGTAAAGCTTACCGGCGTCAGAAAGACATATCCACTCGGGAAACACGATGTGGAAGCCCTTAAGGGAATCAGCTTCGAAATTGAAAAAGGGGACTTTATTTCGATAGCGGGTCCGTCGGGATCGGGGAAGACGACGATCCTGAACCTCATCGGCTGTATCGACGTTCCGACGGAAGGGACCGTCGAGATCGCGGGGAGGAAAACGAACGGACTCAGCGACCGGAAAATAACCACGCTGCGGCACAGGGTGATCGGATTCATCTTTCAGACATTCAACCTCATCCCGGTCCTCACCGTATATGAAAACGTCGAGTTTCCCCTGCTTCTCGGTAAAACCGATATGAACAAAACCGAACGACGCGAGTGGGTCAATTATATCATCGGCGAGGTCGGGCTTTCGGACTGGATTCAACACCGTCCTTCCGAACTTTCCGGGGGCCAGCGGCAGCGCGTGGCGATCGCGAGGGCGCTCGCGACAAAACCACAGATCGTTCTCGCGGACGAACCGACGGCGAACCTCGATTCGAAAACGGGCGGATCAATTATCGAACTCATGAAAAAGATGAACCGGGACCAGGAAACGACATTCATTTTTTCCACCCACGATCCTGCCATCGTCGGAATCGCCGACCACATCATCTATCTTCATGACGGCCGTATCGACAAGGAAACGCGCAAGGGGACATCCAATGGCACTCATTAA
- a CDS encoding ankyrin repeat domain-containing protein, whose amino-acid sequence MARKSDEDKILDEIRERVIRESANLKEERERLEKEKVTLEALKELTDLPIDKIEAIADEVRKDFRKKEKRPSSGKVRPSGASVAPAIISFAVTAVVIGIVVFIVGGIAVSIIQYNIDKAETEKRLALEGQYRELVSAAETGNMETLEELVGRGIPVELEGYEGESALMAAAGGVNVRVVEFLLESGADVTKKNRDGKTALDIAEEGPNLRIRGELAGAMVKAAPAGSTIPLLWEKGFSYSQTAFDQRVEKRDLDAVRLFLRADRGAFSNNWDDGGIAEAASLGYSDMVELIAEEGKDLSPDSVNIALLRASETGSVPAIEVLLGHGAYIDFRMEGSATDPEDGFTPLMWALWEDNEALQYLLDKGADPDAMGSYHLVPPLFIPMDYVHNFRLTQRRVEQFRLLIAYGADINRKDYYGMTAIEYAWSVLRSDEAKPFVRVLKEAGVEIPFTPDSFIRLVFEGDLENVRDFLTRGFDPNLEGFERYDEEVNALIKAAMLGYTGMVKLLLEYGADIDYTTASKRNALFEAVKKENVAMVKLLLEHNAAVTQDMMNYVNKWGGYGSRVTIRSMLKNAKNK is encoded by the coding sequence ATGGCACGAAAAAGCGACGAAGATAAAATACTCGATGAAATACGGGAAAGGGTGATCCGGGAAAGCGCCAACCTGAAAGAAGAAAGGGAACGTCTTGAAAAGGAAAAGGTGACCCTGGAAGCGCTCAAGGAATTGACGGACCTCCCCATAGACAAAATCGAGGCTATCGCGGATGAAGTGAGAAAGGATTTTCGTAAAAAGGAAAAACGGCCGTCTTCCGGGAAAGTCCGCCCTTCGGGAGCGTCCGTTGCGCCCGCAATCATTTCCTTCGCGGTAACCGCCGTCGTCATCGGCATTGTGGTGTTTATCGTTGGGGGTATCGCCGTGTCAATTATACAGTATAACATCGATAAAGCGGAAACGGAGAAACGACTCGCGCTCGAGGGACAATACAGGGAACTCGTGTCCGCCGCCGAAACCGGGAACATGGAAACGCTCGAGGAACTCGTCGGCCGGGGAATCCCCGTCGAACTGGAAGGATACGAGGGGGAAAGCGCACTCATGGCCGCGGCCGGCGGCGTCAACGTGCGGGTCGTGGAGTTCCTCCTGGAATCGGGGGCGGATGTGACGAAGAAGAACAGGGACGGGAAAACCGCCCTCGACATCGCGGAAGAAGGGCCGAATCTTCGCATCCGGGGCGAACTCGCCGGGGCGATGGTAAAGGCCGCCCCTGCCGGGAGTACGATTCCCCTGCTCTGGGAAAAAGGGTTTTCTTATTCGCAGACGGCTTTCGATCAACGGGTCGAAAAACGGGACCTGGACGCGGTCCGTCTTTTTCTCCGGGCGGATCGCGGGGCTTTCTCCAACAATTGGGACGACGGCGGCATCGCTGAGGCGGCCTCTCTGGGTTATTCAGACATGGTGGAACTCATCGCGGAAGAGGGAAAGGATTTGTCGCCGGATTCCGTTAACATCGCACTGCTTCGCGCCTCGGAAACGGGTTCGGTCCCGGCGATCGAGGTGCTGCTCGGGCACGGGGCGTATATCGATTTCCGGATGGAAGGATCCGCGACCGATCCGGAAGACGGATTTACCCCCCTCATGTGGGCGTTGTGGGAAGACAACGAGGCCCTTCAGTACCTTCTCGATAAAGGGGCGGACCCGGATGCGATGGGAAGTTACCATCTCGTCCCGCCGCTTTTCATACCCATGGATTATGTTCATAATTTCAGGCTGACGCAACGTCGCGTCGAGCAGTTCAGACTGCTCATCGCTTACGGGGCGGATATCAACAGGAAGGATTACTACGGCATGACCGCCATCGAATACGCCTGGTCCGTCCTTCGGAGCGACGAAGCGAAACCCTTTGTCAGGGTACTCAAGGAGGCGGGGGTGGAAATACCATTTACCCCGGACTCCTTTATACGGCTTGTTTTCGAGGGCGATCTCGAAAATGTACGCGATTTCCTTACGAGGGGATTCGATCCGAATCTCGAGGGATTCGAACGGTATGATGAAGAGGTAAACGCATTGATTAAAGCGGCAATGCTGGGATATACCGGAATGGTAAAGCTGCTTCTGGAATACGGCGCCGATATCGATTACACCACCGCTTCGAAGAGGAACGCCCTTTTCGAAGCGGTAAAAAAGGAAAATGTCGCAATGGTGAAACTCCTTTTGGAACACAACGCCGCGGTGACTCAGGATATGATGAATTATGTCAATAAATGGGGAGGATACGGCTCCCGGGTAACGATTCGATCAATGCTTAAAAACGCGAAAAATAAATAA
- a CDS encoding glycoside hydrolase family 5 protein: protein MGSYILHYTAFLFPVVLLSGIICCATGSYWDNWPEYPGSPGGPDNFIRIDETDAARLATPQGTPFLIRGISFGNHVWGNPPSPAGFTHHRADDYGRIAGMGFNAVRFYMNYGIFEDDTRHYQYKDGGFAWLDANIAAARTYGIRLVLNMHYPQGGFQSNGNGDALWSDRINQLRLIALWKEIARRYRNEDYIIGYGLVNEPVPLEGVPQWKALAQEIIDAIREVDPYHLIFVERANWLKSESTQTDEDNLYFPAGLDDPGPENNIVYEYHMYEPFAFTHQNAGWVESTAGKFSVFPDPNRVVAGAGEWAGFAGGNPQAPTGTSSWTVLEGNLYRVTDPAYRLGRAVVQAHSIGKNGTVYADDFVVEAYDEDGRFVREAADIPVGTGSEWYFWSADGSGSGGIATGVSGSSGGACLRISGTTDDAVSSNARVFIVRQGYRYKISGRIRGDDVASGATVRFRVDFYSCDGDIYTWNRDYLRALVSRYAAFSRKNGLPLYLGEFGTITDSFRENRGGLSWVGAMLDILGKENVNYNYHTFHETAFGLYANPADEYPRQSALNVPLADLFMSKQTL, encoded by the coding sequence ATGGGGTCATACATACTGCACTATACCGCTTTTCTTTTTCCCGTGGTCCTGCTTTCAGGGATTATATGCTGTGCGACCGGATCGTATTGGGACAACTGGCCGGAATACCCCGGTTCGCCGGGGGGACCTGACAACTTTATACGGATCGACGAAACGGACGCCGCGCGCCTTGCCACACCGCAGGGAACACCCTTTCTCATCAGGGGGATCTCCTTCGGGAATCATGTATGGGGTAACCCGCCGTCACCCGCCGGTTTTACCCACCACCGGGCGGATGATTACGGGCGAATCGCGGGAATGGGGTTCAACGCGGTGCGTTTTTACATGAATTACGGTATTTTCGAAGACGACACGCGCCATTACCAATACAAGGACGGCGGTTTTGCATGGCTCGATGCGAACATCGCGGCCGCGCGGACGTACGGCATACGGCTCGTCCTCAACATGCATTACCCGCAGGGCGGGTTCCAGTCAAACGGGAACGGGGATGCACTCTGGTCGGACAGGATAAACCAGCTCAGGCTTATCGCGCTGTGGAAGGAGATCGCCCGCCGTTACAGGAACGAGGATTACATCATCGGCTACGGCCTGGTCAATGAACCGGTCCCCCTTGAAGGGGTGCCGCAATGGAAGGCGCTCGCCCAGGAGATCATCGACGCGATACGGGAGGTCGACCCGTATCATCTCATCTTTGTCGAACGGGCCAACTGGTTGAAATCGGAATCGACACAGACCGATGAGGACAACCTTTACTTTCCCGCCGGTCTTGACGATCCGGGGCCGGAAAACAACATCGTTTACGAATATCACATGTACGAACCGTTCGCTTTCACGCACCAGAACGCCGGCTGGGTCGAATCGACAGCCGGTAAATTTTCCGTCTTTCCCGATCCGAACCGCGTCGTCGCCGGGGCGGGGGAGTGGGCGGGCTTTGCCGGCGGCAACCCGCAGGCCCCGACGGGCACCTCTTCATGGACGGTCCTCGAAGGGAATCTCTACCGGGTTACCGATCCCGCTTATCGTCTGGGCAGGGCGGTCGTTCAGGCGCATTCGATCGGGAAGAACGGGACGGTCTATGCCGATGACTTCGTCGTGGAAGCCTACGATGAGGACGGGAGATTCGTGCGCGAAGCGGCGGACATTCCGGTCGGCACCGGAAGCGAATGGTACTTCTGGTCGGCAGACGGTTCGGGAAGCGGGGGCATCGCAACGGGTGTCTCCGGTTCGAGCGGGGGGGCGTGTCTTCGAATTTCAGGCACGACAGACGACGCCGTCTCGAGCAACGCCCGTGTTTTTATCGTCAGGCAGGGGTACCGGTATAAAATAAGCGGCAGAATCAGGGGTGACGATGTCGCCTCGGGGGCAACGGTCCGTTTCCGCGTCGACTTCTATTCGTGCGACGGCGATATATACACTTGGAACAGGGACTACCTCCGGGCGCTCGTCTCAAGATACGCCGCTTTTTCCCGAAAAAACGGCCTGCCGCTTTATCTCGGCGAGTTCGGGACGATTACCGACAGCTTCAGGGAAAACCGCGGCGGTCTTTCCTGGGTTGGCGCCATGCTCGATATACTCGGAAAGGAAAACGTCAATTACAATTACCATACCTTCCACGAGACCGCTTTCGGACTGTACGCCAATCCGGCGGATGAATATCCGCGCCAATCCGCGCTCAACGTTCCGCTTGCGGACCTCTTCATGTCGAAACAGACGCTATAA
- a CDS encoding chitobiase/beta-hexosaminidase C-terminal domain-containing protein — protein sequence MRKREKLLFYMIPFAFFLHSCDIALYNPFIEDTYKPKTTPVPAMAAASPVMNPAGGTYDSDQSIDITCETAGAVIRYTTDGTEPNEDSPEFTIPIIVAGNGTTMTIKAFASKSGMSDSAVTTEYYTINDGQVSTPSMNPPGGTYESDQSVTIACSTQDATIRYTTNGDDPTALSPVYTEPVPVSNHNTDMIIKAFATKTGMLDSPIRTESYSIRYPVITGITSTTGDGIYGTGDEVNVTVAFSESVILSGGTLNITLDAGAVASVDPFGPEDTVSCTYTIASGESSARLDATGVELDGGLLTDTSGNPVYTGLPSVTIADGSDITVDGIAPVISAFTLTSGSPSTSHFITFSMDGTDGGSGITHWLVNETGTKPSPVDPGWVSEKPGTYRTSPGYGTKTIYAWAKDAASNVGEANANSHFGVVIEYTGASSWSFEENEPSEDLPTGAAIDYDDNIYIVGLKQNASSDWKIIKLLPDGSEDTSHWNKEIDWYGGSDCAQSAVTDSANNVYVCGYLTNGSDNIWGVKKFDSEGAECWTKEWNYGTGSDIAQGIAIDSEDNVYVAGFITNGSGNLDWWMKKYSPDGTDDTENWNFGFDGGYGSDTAVSVATDSSDNVYIAGTMTSSNGDVDWMVRKYGANGAFVWGFQYNRAANHKTDKAYTVTVDSAGGVYAAGYSTDSSDGIDWAVKKFNTLGDEDTTNWDKTVDNGTNDVVWGIGTDSNDNVYVGGRLLFSDNDWAVIKYDSAGTELWRDVITNTGSDWCRAIVVDSMNYAYGIGGMYRSGGGSDWYIKKYSP from the coding sequence ATGCGAAAACGCGAAAAACTTCTTTTTTATATGATACCCTTTGCCTTTTTCCTGCATTCCTGCGATATCGCCCTCTACAATCCGTTTATCGAAGACACATACAAACCGAAAACCACCCCGGTACCGGCGATGGCGGCGGCATCCCCGGTCATGAATCCGGCCGGGGGCACCTATGATTCCGATCAGAGCATCGACATCACCTGCGAAACAGCCGGGGCCGTTATCCGCTACACGACAGACGGGACGGAACCGAATGAGGACTCCCCCGAGTTTACCATACCGATAATCGTAGCCGGAAACGGGACAACGATGACGATAAAAGCCTTTGCCTCGAAATCCGGCATGTCCGACAGCGCCGTCACTACCGAATACTATACGATCAATGACGGCCAGGTGTCCACACCGTCCATGAATCCGCCGGGGGGTACCTATGAATCGGATCAAAGCGTCACAATCGCCTGCTCCACCCAGGACGCGACCATCCGCTATACCACGAACGGTGACGACCCGACGGCCCTGTCCCCCGTTTACACGGAACCGGTTCCCGTATCGAATCATAATACCGATATGATCATAAAGGCGTTTGCGACAAAGACCGGAATGCTCGACAGCCCCATCCGAACGGAAAGCTATTCGATCCGGTACCCGGTGATTACCGGCATCACCTCGACGACCGGTGACGGGATCTACGGGACCGGTGACGAGGTAAACGTGACGGTCGCCTTCAGCGAATCCGTGATCCTTTCCGGCGGCACGCTGAACATCACGCTCGATGCGGGCGCGGTCGCCTCCGTCGATCCCTTCGGTCCGGAGGATACGGTTTCGTGCACATACACGATCGCATCCGGAGAATCGAGCGCCAGACTCGATGCGACCGGCGTCGAACTCGACGGGGGTCTGCTTACCGATACATCGGGCAACCCCGTCTACACGGGACTCCCGTCCGTCACTATCGCCGACGGAAGCGACATCACGGTCGACGGAATCGCCCCCGTTATATCGGCATTTACCCTCACAAGCGGTTCTCCGTCGACAAGCCACTTCATCACTTTCAGCATGGACGGTACCGACGGCGGCAGCGGTATCACCCACTGGCTCGTCAATGAGACTGGAACCAAACCCTCCCCCGTCGATCCGGGATGGGTTTCCGAAAAGCCGGGAACATACAGAACCAGTCCGGGCTACGGGACCAAGACAATATACGCATGGGCGAAAGACGCAGCGTCGAATGTCGGCGAGGCAAACGCGAATTCACATTTCGGGGTGGTGATCGAATATACGGGCGCATCGAGCTGGAGCTTCGAGGAAAACGAACCCTCCGAGGACCTTCCCACGGGCGCCGCGATCGACTACGACGACAACATCTATATCGTGGGTCTCAAACAGAACGCGAGTTCCGACTGGAAGATCATCAAACTCCTGCCGGACGGAAGCGAAGACACCTCTCACTGGAACAAGGAGATCGACTGGTACGGGGGTTCGGACTGCGCACAGTCCGCGGTAACGGATTCGGCGAACAATGTCTATGTCTGCGGATATCTGACAAACGGTTCGGACAATATCTGGGGCGTGAAAAAATTCGATTCCGAAGGCGCCGAATGCTGGACAAAGGAATGGAACTACGGGACGGGAAGCGACATCGCGCAGGGTATCGCGATCGATTCCGAAGACAATGTGTATGTGGCCGGCTTCATTACGAACGGCTCCGGCAACCTCGACTGGTGGATGAAAAAATACTCTCCGGACGGCACGGACGACACGGAGAACTGGAACTTCGGGTTCGACGGCGGCTACGGAAGCGACACGGCGGTATCGGTCGCGACCGACTCCTCGGACAATGTCTATATCGCGGGCACTATGACAAGCTCGAACGGGGATGTCGACTGGATGGTCAGGAAATACGGCGCAAACGGTGCTTTCGTATGGGGCTTCCAGTACAACCGGGCCGCGAATCACAAAACAGACAAGGCCTACACGGTTACCGTGGATTCGGCCGGCGGCGTGTACGCGGCAGGATACTCCACCGACAGTTCCGACGGCATCGACTGGGCCGTCAAGAAATTCAATACGTTGGGTGACGAAGACACGACGAACTGGGACAAGACCGTGGACAATGGGACGAACGACGTCGTCTGGGGAATCGGAACGGACTCGAACGACAATGTATATGTCGGCGGCAGGCTGCTTTTTTCCGACAACGACTGGGCGGTGATCAAATACGATTCGGCCGGCACCGAGTTGTGGCGGGACGTGATTACCAACACGGGCTCCGACTGGTGCCGCGCCATTGTCGTCGATTCGATGAATTACGCGTACGGGATCGGGGGCATGTACCGCTCGGGAGGCGGCTCCGACTGGTATATCAAAAAATACTCACCATAG